Proteins found in one Hevea brasiliensis isolate MT/VB/25A 57/8 chromosome 18, ASM3005281v1, whole genome shotgun sequence genomic segment:
- the LOC131175920 gene encoding uncharacterized protein LOC131175920, translated as MRLVIYNRFSPLKLLSVADTRFAFIVVMLKRFKLIRRTLEAMIMSDQWAQYREDDQGKARFVRDKVVDEDWWEKVDYIITFTGPIYDMIRVCDTDKSCLHLVYELWDSMIEKVKQVIFYHEGKQADGFSPFYYVVHRILVDSWAKSNTPLHCLAHSLNPRFYCEQWLQEGEGRVPSHMDGEVSTERIKCFRRIFSNENERIRANNEFTNFSLKSGHFADPDSIGSMYVTDPRKWWESFGSNAPLLQRRNKLTPKRAKDLVFIHNNLRLLSRNSFQYYDKKTKLWNVGGDQFGSMKDVRVLEFANLSLDEPELESVLFDENATTSMEKEKDSEVEKMS; from the exons ATGAGGCTTGTAATTTATAATCGGTTTAGCCCTTTGAAATTACTTTCAGTTGCTGACACTCGTTTTGCTTTTATTGTTGTGATGCTTAAAAGATTTAAACTTATTAGGCGTACTTTAGAAGCAATGATTATGAGTGATCAATGGGCACAATACCGAGAAGATGACCAAGGCAAAGCTAGATTTGTTCGTGATAAAGTGGTAGATGAGGATTGGTGGGAAAAGGTTGATTACATCATTACTTTTACTGGGCCCATTTATGACATGATCAGAGTTTGTGACACAGACAAATCATGCCTTCATTTAGTTTATGAGTTGTGGGATTCTATGATTGAAAAGGTGAAGCAAGTTATTTTTTATCATGAAGGAAAGCAAGCAGATGGGTTTTCTCCTTTTTATTATGTGGTTCATCGAATTCTTGTTGATAGTTGGGCAAAGAGCAATACTCCCCTTCATTGTTTAGCTCATTCATTAAATCCAAG aTTTTATTGCGAACAATGGCTTCAAGAGGGAGAAGGTAGAGTGCCTTCTCATATGGATGGAGAAGTATCAACTGAAAGAATTAAATGCTTTAGGAGGATTTTTTCTAATGAAAATGAGCGAATTAGAGCAAATAATGAATTtacaaatttttctttgaaaagtgGACATTTTGCTGATCCTGATTCTATTGGAAGTATGTATGTTACAGATCCTAGGAAATGGTGGGAATCTTTTGGTTCTaatgcacctttacttcaaag aagaaataaattaacTCCAAAACGTGCAAAAGACTTGGTTTTTATCCATAATAATCTTCGTCTTCTGTCGAGAAACTCCTTCCAATATTATGATAAGAAGACAAAATTGTGGAATGTTGGCGGTGATCAATTTGGAAGTATGAAAGATGTGAGAGTTCTTGAATTTGCCAACCTTTCATTGGATGAACCCGAGTTAGAGTCTGTTTTATTTGATGAAAATGCAACTACAAGCATGGAGAAGGAGAAAGACAGTGAAGTTGAGAAAatgtcataa
- the LOC110636637 gene encoding cysteine-rich receptor-like protein kinase 25 — protein MWFDKCMIRYSNKYFFSIMEYEPFLNVTNGENIEEPDVFMNALNETICSLASKVIRRYKKSSVAKYATSVFILQGNPIYKMAQCTPDISKDDCSKCLHKAILHLHERCWGEIGCRILMPNCFVRHERYEFYFSNPKGKWQKNVAIVTSITALVSLLIYLSFKMMKKVKKDTINEKTDCSRFSLSIIEAATNNFSDNNKLGEGGFGTVYREIAAKRLSKSSMQGTEEFMNEVQSVGKIRHRNLVRLLRVCLEGEEKILVYEFVPNKSLDYFLFG, from the exons ATGTGGTTCGACAAGTGCATGATACGTTACTCCAACAAATATTTCTTCTCCATCATGGAGTATGAGCCTTTCCTTAATGTGACAAATGGAGAGAACATCGAAGAACCAGATGTCTTTATGAATGCATTGAACGAGACAATTTGTAGTTTGGCGTCTAAGGTGATCCGACGTTATAAGAAATCATCTGTCGCCAAATATGCAACTTCAGTATTCATATTACAAGGAAATCCAATCTACAAAATGGCACAGTGCACTCCAGATATCTCTAAAGATGATTGTTCCAAGTGTCTTCATAAAGCTATTTTACATCTTCACGAGCGCTGCTGGGGGGAAATTGGCTGTAGAATTCTGATGCCCAATTGCTTTGTTAGGCATGAGAGATACGAATTCTACTTCAGCAACCCAAAAG GTAAATGGCAAAAAAATGTGGCAATTGTTACTTCAATTACTGCGTTGGTTTCCCTATTAATCTACTTGTCTTTTAAAATGATGAAAAAGGTGAAGAAGGATACTATAAATGAAAAAACTG ATTGCTCACGTTTTAGTTTGAGTATAATTGAAGCTGCAACAAATAACTTCTCTGACAATAACAAGCTAGGAGAAGGAGGATTTGGTACAGTGTATAGG GAAATAGCTGCAAAAAGACTTTCTAAAAGCTCTATGCAGGGAACTGAAGAATTTATGAATGAGGTTCAATCTGTAGGCAAGATTCGACATAGAAATCTGGTGAGGTTGCTGAGAGTTTGCCTTGAAGGAGAAGAAAAGATACTGGTCTATGAGTTTGTTCCCAACAAAAGCCTTGATTACTTTCTTTTTGGTtag